A window of the Leishmania mexicana MHOM/GT/2001/U1103 complete genome, chromosome 29 genome harbors these coding sequences:
- a CDS encoding putative importin alpha: MFNNQEKKGAKQAVSTKAGAERRQRQLMSVRHRVHGEVMKLLRAEGQDDIDMLGGNGTAAQASNPEDVWSYDARSTPASVPLQLLPTLVNMCMNGPTDREVFQGTLLIRKILSVEKDPPYDVVTSSGVVPHLVNLLQREDYPELQFESAWALTNIAAGTSENTMMLVACGAIPRFVALLGSPNADCRDQSAWAIGNLSGEGAACRDEALSHGAMVALLNVLSVKEQPIHVLRNATWAVSNLCRCKPLPPLERVAIALPTLVDLLNSSDDQLIVDAAWGISYISDGPAERVQAVLEAGAVPRIVQLLSVPSTNVKLPAIRIIGNIAAGTDEQTQVIINSGALPAMAELLRHPKRALRKETCWTISNIAAGQPYQIEALVNSNVCIPILECLSAPELDVRKEAVWTIANITFCGSVAQVKYLVNIGVIPPLCETLRTYDPKIVTVALEAVQCFLQVGEDEKTSGGTEENIVAKQVMDCGGVDSIEQLQTHADKNVYSIALQILETFFTTEDEAGPMGDAMGADMVDFAQGNPNAGSGQFNF; encoded by the coding sequence ATGTTCAACAACCAAGAGAAGAAGGGCGCGAAGCAGGCCGTCAGCACCAAGGCTGGTGCGGAGCGTCGCCAGCGTCAGCTCATGTCAGTGCGCCACAGGGTTCACGGGGAGGTGATGAAACTCCTGCGCGCCGAGGGTCAGGATGACATTGATATGCTTGGTGGTAACGGCACTGCCGCGCAGGCGTCCAACCCAGAGGATGTCTGGTCTTACGACGCCAGGTCGACACCCGCTTCGGTGCCCCTGCAGCTTCTCCCTACCCTCGTGAACATGTGCATGAACGGGCCTACAGACCGCGAGGTGTTTCAGGGCACATTGCTGATCCGCAAGATCCTCTCCGTCGAGAAGGACCCACCATACGATGTCGTGACATCGAGCGGTGTTGTGCCGCACTTGGTGAActtgctgcagcgcgaggaCTACCCGGAGCTGCAGTTTGAGTCGGCCTGGGCCCTGACCAACATCGCTGCAGGCACGTCGGAGAACACGATGATGCTCGTCGCCTGTGGTGCCATTCCGCGCTTCGTCGCGCTGCTGGGGTCGCCAAACGCGGACTGCCGCGATCAGAGCGCGTGGGCCATCGGTAACCTTTCCGGTGAGGGCGCCGCCTGCCGTGACGAGGCGCTGAGCCACGGCGCCATGGTCGCCCTGCTTAATGTGCTGAGCGTGAAGGAACAGCCGATTCACGTTCTGCGCAACGCCACATGGGCCGTGTCGAACTTGTGCCGCTGCaagccactgccgccgctggagcgAGTGGCAAtcgcgctgccgacgctggTCGATCTCCTCAACAGCTCCGATGACCAGCTCATTGTGGATGCTGCATGGGGTATTTCGTACATCAGCGACGGACCTGCGGAGCgtgtgcaggcggtgctcgAGGCCGGCGCTGTTCCGCGCATTGTGCAGCTCCTGTCCGTCCCGAGCACGAACGTGAAGCTGCCGGCAATTCGCATCATCGGCAACATCGCCGCCGGTACGGACGAGCAGACGCAGGTTATCATTAACAGTGGTGCTCTGCCGGCCATggctgagctgctgcgccacccgaagcgcgcgctgcgcaaggaGACGTGCTGGACCATCTCTAACATCGCGGCCGGCCAGCCTTACCAGATCGAGGCGCTCGTGAATTCGAACGTTTGCATCCCCATCTTGGAGTGTCTTAGCGCGCCAGAGCTTGATGTGAGGAAGGAGGCCGTGTGGACCATTGCGAATATCACCTTCTGCGGCTCAGTGGCGCAGGTGAAGTACCTCGTCAACATCGGCGTCATCCCACCACTGTGTGAGACGCTGCGCACGTACGACCCGAAGATCGTGACGGTCGctctggaggcggtgcagtgTTTCCTGCAGGTCGGCGAGGATGAGAAGACGTCGGGCGGCACGGAGGAGAACATTGTAGCGAAACAGGTGAtggactgcggcggcgtagACTCCATCGAGCAGCTTCAGACGCACGCTGACAAGAACGTGTACAGCATTGCGCTTCAGATCCTCGAGACCTTCTTCACgacggaggacgaggcgggcCCGATGGGCGATGCTATGGGCGCCGACATGGTGGACTTTGCGCAGGGCAACCCTaacgccggcagcggtcaGTTCAACTTCTAA